The Microbulbifer sp. YPW1 genome contains the following window.
TGGCGTTCAGTACCTTTGTGAAAGACATCATTCGCAGCTTTGACCGCTGTTTCCGTCCCGGTGACAAGATCATTGCTAACGACGCCCTGCGCGCCCGGGTGACGGCACTCGACAATGGCATACACCTGGTGCAATCGCCGCTGCAGCGTATGGAGACCCGTCTGCATACGCCTGTGGCATTTATCGTGGTGCCCATTTTTGCCCTCGCCAATGCCGGGATTCCGATCGATAGCTTTACCAGTGCGTCTGCGGTGCTGAACCCGCTTACGCTGGGGGTTATCTGCGGCCTGGTGTTCGGTAAGTTGATCGGGATTGCCGGTGCAACCTGGATCGGCTGGAAGCTGGGATTGGGCGAGCTGCCCAAATCGGCAACTTTCCATCACATCGTGGGTGTGGCGTTGCTGGGGGGGATCGGTTTCACCATGTCGATCTTTATTGCCGAGCTGGCATTTGCCGGGGAAAACGAGATGTTGATCCAGGCGAAGGCGGGCGTGCTGTTGGCCTCGGTGATTGCCGGGGTGGCTGGATTCCTGATTCTGCGGCGAGCGCCAATCGTGGAATCGACCCAGAGCGATGAAGCCGGGCACCTGGATTCCCCCACAACGGATATCAAGCCCGGCGACAGCGAGGCAAAAGACCAGGATGAGGGGGAAGAGCGCAAGCTGCCCTGAAGCCTGGCGAAACCGGCCTGGATACTGCGGTGATTAGGCCGGTAGAGCGAGCCAGGCAATCGCCAGTAGTGATGCCCATGCAACCACCGCGCAGACCAGTTGCCAGCTGCGCGGTGTATTTTTCAATATTCCCGAGCCGTAAACCACGCCCACACACAACCCCACCAAAAGCAGGCTGGTTTGCTCGGTGCTTGGTGCCTGGCCATTTTTGTACAGCAGCACCGGCCAGAATGTGAGCAGCAGGCTGGTCAGCAGGGCGGCCACGAATGTGGTGATCCTGAGTGCTTTCATCCAATTGACTTTAGCGCCTTCTCGTCGTAACGACCGAGGCTCCGGCGCGCAGTTACTCATCAAACTCGGTCTCGTTCCTGTCCATATTCTCGGTGACTTCCAGCCATAGCGCGTTGACCACACCGAACAGACAGGCGAGTAGCACGCCGAGAATCCATGTGAAATACCACATAACCCTATTCTCCTGAGTCAGTAGCTACTGTGGGAGTTGTCTTCGATATATTCCTTGGTCACTCGGCCGAACATTTTGCGATAGCACCACAGGGTGTACAGCAGAATGATCGGCACAAAAATGACAGCGGCGGCAAACATCAGCCCGAGGGTCAGCTCGCTGGAAGTCGCGTCCCACAGTGTGAGGCTCATGTTGGGATCCCGGGATGAGGGCAACACGAATGGAAACAGGGCGATACCCGCGGTGAGAATCACGCTGGTCACTGCCAGGGAGCTCGACAGGAACACGAGCGCGCTTTCCGCGCGCGCGAACAGCCAGGTGGCTGCGGCCATCAATATACCCAGCAGCGGAATGGCCCACAGCAGCGGGTGTGCACTGTAATTCGCCTGCCAGCCATCATTGCCGTATGCGACGGTTT
Protein-coding sequences here:
- a CDS encoding cyd operon YbgE family protein, with translation MKALRITTFVAALLTSLLLTFWPVLLYKNGQAPSTEQTSLLLVGLCVGVVYGSGILKNTPRSWQLVCAVVAWASLLAIAWLALPA
- the cydX gene encoding cytochrome bd-I oxidase subunit CydX is translated as MWYFTWILGVLLACLFGVVNALWLEVTENMDRNETEFDE